Proteins found in one Magnolia sinica isolate HGM2019 chromosome 5, MsV1, whole genome shotgun sequence genomic segment:
- the LOC131245040 gene encoding delta(8)-fatty-acid desaturase-like, protein MVEENRKYISTEELRKHDKPDDVWISIQGKVYDVTAWVKDHPGGELPLINLAGQDVTDAFVAYHPGTAWKYLDRFFIGHHKDYRVSDVSKDYRKLVAEFSKLGFFEKKGHGVATAICSLILMFSICIYGVVESENFWVHLGCAALMGFLWIQCGWVGHDAGHYNIMTSAGINRFMQVFTGNCMTGISIGWWKRNHNAHHIACNSLDFDPDLQHIPLFVVSNKFFNSLTSCYYDRKMKFDAVARFFVSYQHWTFYPVMCFARINLFAQSVLLLLSNKKVPDRGQEILGIIIFWIWYPILVSFLPNWGERLMFVAVSFGVTGIQHVQFTLNHFSTHVYVGPPCGNDWFEKQTKGTLDIDCPSWMDWFHGGLQFQIEHHLFPRLPRCHFRKIKPIVKALCKKHNLPYTDPSFWQANVMTVGTLRNAALQARDITKPVPKNLVWEAVNTYG, encoded by the coding sequence ATGGTGGAAGAGAATAGAAAGTACATTTCCACGGAAGAGCTCCGAAAGCACGACAAGCCGGATGATGTTTGGATCTCGATCCAGGGCAAGGTCTATGATGTCACGGCATGGGTGAAAGATCACCCAGGCGGCGAACTCCCCCTCATCAATCTCGCCGGGCAAGATGTCACCGATGCATTTGTCGCCTATCATCCGGGCACCGCCTGGAAATACCTTGATCGTTTCTTCATTGGGCACCACAAAGATTACCGCGTCTCTGATGTCTCCAAGGATTACCGTAAGCTCGTCGCTGAATTCTCCAAATTGGGTTTTTTCGAAAAGAAAGGGCATGGGGTTGCCACTGCCATCTGTTCGTTGATCCTCATGTTTTCTATCTGTATCTATGGTGTTGTGGAGTCTGAGAATTTCTGGGTTCATTTGGGTTGTGCTGCATTAATGGGGTTCCTTTGGATTCAATGCGGTTGGGTCGGACATGATGCGGGTCATTACAATATTATGACGAGTGCAGGAATCAACCGATTCATGCAGGTCTTTACAGGTAACTGCATGACTGGAATCAGCATTGGATGGTGGAAGAGAAATCACAATGCCCACCACATCGCCTGCAACAGCTTGGATTTTGATCCAGACCTTCAGCACATACCTCTTTTTGTTGTCTCAAACAAATTCTTCAATTCCCTGACCTCTTGTTACTATGATAGGAAGATGAAATTTGATGCGGTTGCTCGATTTTTCGTCAGTTACCAGCATTGGACTTTCTACCCCGTCATGTGTTTTGCTCGAATCAATCTCTTTGCTCAATCTGTTCTGCTGTTGCTGTCAAATAAAAAGGTCCCTGACAGAGGCCAGGAGATTTTGGGGATCATCATCTTTTGGATCTGGTATCCTATCCTTGTCTCATTTCTACCGAATTGGGGCGAGAGGTTGATGTTTGTTGCTGTGAGTTTTGGTGTCACAGGAATTCAGCATGTTCAGTTCACTCTCAACCATTTCTCCACCCATGTTTATGTGGGACCGCCTTGTGGAAACGATTGGTTTGAGAAGCAGACAAAGGGTACCCTTGACATCGATTGCCCTTCTTGGATGGATTGGTTCCATGGGGGATTGCAGTTTCAGATCGAGCACCATCTATTCCCTCGGTTGCCTCGATGCCATTTTAGGAAGATTAAGCCTATCGTGAAGGCTCTTTGCAAGAAGCACAACTTGCCTTACACAGACCCGTCATTTTGGCAGGCAAACGTGATGACTGTTGGTACTCTTAGGAATGCGGCATTGCAGGCTCGAGACATCACCAAACCAGTCCCCAAGAATTTGGTCTGGGAAGCTGTTAACACCTATGGTTGA